A window of Populus trichocarpa isolate Nisqually-1 chromosome 17, P.trichocarpa_v4.1, whole genome shotgun sequence genomic DNA:
TCAGTTTCGATGATCAACTCCATCTCATGTCGAAGTCTTTCGGCAAGTCCCTCTAAGTCCATCTCTAACCTGCCATAGCACAAAACATAGCATCCCATCATCAAGTTTCGTCTGACCTGGTTCCCCCATGCGCTACTGTCATGCCCTAGAAACTTCGTTAGTTACACAAGTTTTCGCTGACGCAAAGCAGCCCCTACTGTTTTCAACCTTCGCTGCATGTTTCGTCTGCCGAAAACTCACAACACTTTGTCCCAACAAAGGTCATTAGCATTCTGCTTCCATCACTGCAAGCCATCGCAATGCACAGAATAGCCACTCATACTGATTCCAAGACAGCACACAAAATCATCTTCGTCGACGATTTTGGCTTCCACGCCAAGCTCACTGGATCGGCTGCCGAATCCATCACCCAATCTGTCCCTCGACAACGTGCAGACTCCTTGAGACACACCCCCACGGTACTGCCTCCTCTGTAACGCCTCCAATCCTGGTCTCAACGTGACTAAAGTCTATCTCAGCCACTGTTCTGTCTTCTTCGCCTTGAACTGTCCATCATCAAGGTCTCCACCGAATACATCAATTCTGCCTCCACAAAGGCAGCAAAGTCACAACAAATCCTCGTAGATTCGTCTGCCCTCAACTTGGTCTTCTCTGGATTTTGCTTCCACCTCCCCGAACATTCATCTCCCTGAACATTCCTTTCTTGAGATGCACAACAATCCCTAAGTTCTGCCACCAAGGCAGCAAGCAAGGCCAGACCGCATCCACCCCGATATGCTGGCTCATGATGACTGAATTCCATCTCGGTCATCTAGCAAACGTATAAGGTTTACGTATGTCTAATCTCAAACACCATCTTCCACAATGACAACATCAAGGTTTCCCCTCCTTTGGGCAACAATCTCGCACAAAGTAATTTCCATCGCAAGAGAATAACAATACAAGTTTCAGTTTCGAACCCTTACCGATTTGCCTTTTCGTCTGACTATCCATCATCAGCAGCAACAAGTTTAGGCTCTCCGCATTGacttgcttcttcttctgtcTCGCCCCATCCTTCCCTTAAGGCTTTGACGAAAATACAGAAGCGCCCAGCAGCCCCTCCGCTGGCCCCTGCTCTCAAGTCTGCCAGTCCACCTGACAGTTTCAATGGCCGAATCAGCACCTATTTTGAGCTGATCCCTTCATCATCACTTTGCATCGCCCATGGAGTAGTTAAACTCCCAAAACACCGCAGGCCTTTTGAACACCAACACTGCCCAAAACGCTAGCAAGTTTTTCCTCAAAAGTTTTGGAACAAATCAGCCCTTCGATCTGCCCCCACAGAACAACCCATCGTCTGTGCTACGAAACAGCCCATCGTTTCGTCATGAACGCATATTGCGCTCTTGCTCCAAAGTTTCTGCCAGTCCATCGGCAGCAGCAATGTTTCTCCCAAATCAGTCCCTTCGATTTGCCCCGAGAAACATCAGCATTCTCGTCGCTGATCATTGCGCTGAAATCTGCTTCTCCATCGGCAGAAGCAGTAGCTCTCCCAAATCAGTCCGTTGATTTGGCCGCAGAAACATTCTCGTCATCCTGCCACGAAAGCAACcgcgctctgataccaattgtcacGGGCGTATTTTTCGCTACGCGAATAAACCCGTGCGACAGCCTAGTCCCTCGCTAGACTCAGCCTTTCCTCACCAATCTCACTCGTGTTTGCCTAATAACTAAGCAAGCGGAATACACAAGCAAGGATAAGAATCATAGTGCACAACAAGCTTTACAGGAACTCTTTCCCAACCTTTATTAATCTCATACACAAAGGAAACTATACACAAATCCgtatgtgtgctatgcacaaagaTTACATGCTACACTAAGCTACCTCTAACTAGTGTTCTACACATGTTCTTGCATGCCCCTACATGCTGGACATTCCCAACCGAATGCCCTTACAATCTGAACATTCCCACCCGAATGCTCTCCCACAACCAAGAGCTACATCTTGTATTTATAGACAAGCAAAGGAGCTGCAAAGGCTCCTCCCCATTATCCCCCATTTTCGGGACCTAGTGGAGCACTACCTCTCTCCCATGATCCCATGTTTTCAGGACATGGTGGAGCACTACCTCTCACCCATGATCCCATGTTCTGCCTCCCATGAAGCTGCCACTCTCCTTATTTTCTGGCTGTCTACTTGGCAGCCCCAGCTGCCAGCTTCTGCTGCGTCAGCTGCTGACTTAGAAGGTCCATCATCTAAGCCCCCACGTCCATGCCAAGTCGCAAGCTCAAAGACTCGCATAGACCATTGCATGCTGCCTGCCGAATTCATCTCTGCCTATGCAAGGCTGCCGCGATccatcgctgccgaattctaggCAGAGTGCCTTCGTTGGCGCGTCCCAGCGCCTAGAGCTCTTAGCCCATGCCTTGGACAGTCCTTCGCCCAAGTTTTAGATCGTGCCAAGTCGAGCCCCTGACTTGCACAAGTTTGCTGCGCGCTGCCGAGTCCGCATCTGCAGGCAAGCTGCCAATGCGCTGCCGAATTCGCATATGCGTGCTGCCAATCTCTGCGCTGCcgaattcgcatctgcgtgcaGGCTGCCCCTGTCTACGCTGCCGAATTCTGCGATAGTCCCAATTCTCGTCAGCCTATCCTCCTGACGAGGCTTGGACAGTCcctcgtccagcccatgttcgtcaacaatctgcgctgccgattttccctTTGACGAACCTACAGCCGCATAAATCTGCGCTGACGATTTCTCCCACTGATGGCATGGCTGCCAGCACCCTTCGGCCTTGTTTTGGCCAGCCTGCCGAAGCGTGCACCTCGTGCACATTTGACACTGTGACAGAAAGAGTCTTTTCGTTTGTAGTTTTGGAGTAGCAAATAATGGCTTATGATAAGCAAACGTTGATTCATCTTGCTTAATTCTATCTATCTATTTTCTTCATAGTTGAGCTTGCAGCACTTATAATCAACTGGAAACTTATATTCTTGACATGAGATCCTGTGAAGAATTTCCAAAgctaaaagaaatcaattattcTGCTAAAAAATTGGTAAAGACAAACTatttcattagaaaataaaatattttcagcgatgaaattgattaaaaattgattaCGCAATCGAATCAGAGATGATTAATTAAATgattgtttgattatgattactTATATCGAAAAAGATATATTGAGAagtgataataataagaaaatcctATATTTCAACATATAAAATCTTGCAAGgaacaattataaattatataaaaaagaatttcatgaatcatctttatatatatatatattacaaatttataattttaagattttttaaatcttaattaatttaattatatacttatattattttatacgtTAAAACTGGAGTCCATCCTTCATCTTAATGGCATAGAtgaaatatcttatttatgccCATTTGAAGATAATTAATCCAGACTTAATCCACTTGATGATGCCTTAATCATgctgataaaaaaagattaatacaTTAAGCACAAGTGTTGATATAATCAGTGGCAGAGCCCCGGGGCTGGCAGGACCCGGCCTTGTAAGAAAATGTtcttgtcaatatttttttaataatatttatagtttcagctcaaataataaaataactgaaaTCTTTGccttctaaaatattttttttaattttattttgtgaccCAGCcctaaatataatataaataatttaatattgttagGAAGTTTTAAACCGGCTTCCATGAATTTAATATTGCCTATCATTTCAGCGTGTCCCGAGGTGAAAAcatttggcctttttttttaattactgaaAACTTAACATGTCATGtgctaaattcttttttttattatttacgtggggtgtccgggccagcttacgcgcaccacgactattccccacagcccgctggacatcctgcaagcccaggagcaggtaaggcaccgcggaggtgacaggcgtgcacatagagggtcgaacccgggacgggagcggaacaagtcacacgattgaccacaacagctagaccctcaagtgcatCATGTGCTAAATTCTTGAAGAACCCAGTGAATGCCAAAATTAAAGattcattttgaaaattaatttgaaataaaaatgaaaaaatataattttttttcaaaaatacttttacatCCAGAAACAAAAATGACCTTATGTAAGGGACATGCACGTATCCACTTAGATATAAAACCCCAGCCAAGAAACCAAAGAAGAGAAGTAGAGAACGGTAGCTCAGGGGAGCGTTTGGCATGGAAAAATGAAAGGGCACGGTCGTATATATTCTTTGGATTTCCACATTGGTAATATAtacatgaatttgtttttatattaagaattatgttttatgattgttttaaataaaatttgctttaaattaatattgttttagtattgttaaattattttaatgtaataatataaaaaataattttttatttttttaaataaaaaataattattaccataCTCACCATCAAAACTTAACAAGTACGGTAGGTATGCatcaaagaaaaaccaaaggACGGTAGGTATGCATCAATGCCATAAATAGAGTTTGTCTTGTTCAGAAGACTTTGAAAGTGGCTTCGTTGACTCTGCAGACACGAAGAATAGTCAAAAGTCCTAAAATTAACTCATCTTTGCTATCCACGGCGGCGCATCATTAGTGGGTTTGGAAATTAACATGGTGCTTCCGATGAGCCAAGCTATGTGTTCACAGTGATTAATTCGAATGTGTAAGCAATATCGTTGCTATCACCATTTGCTTTGAAGggctatttaaaaatataatagtagttatttctttaaaatatatattaaatatatatatttttttattttttaaaaattatttttgatattaatacatcaaatcaaaacaaaacaaaaaatataaaaaaattaatataaaaaatttaattttaaaaaaacatgattttaaatgCGATCCCATACAATAgattagatagaaaaaaaaaggaaactggaaaaaaaacattaattaaaatgataaatagatataaataaattattttttcttcaaattagaaTCGTTATTTTCTATACACTATTGTcgctaaaattataaaatcattttataatttataatcattttctatatattattgttgctttttttcatatatatatatatatataatcctcaCTATGAAATTCTGAAAGAGAGAACGGCGGCTAAAAGCAACAACATTTTAGCTagataaataaagtttaatgacTTGATATGttcttatattataaaatatttctttgatcTATTTCTATATatctaattaagttaattttattctttaatatatattaaatttataatttatcattctTCTCATGTAAACTCACTCCAATTTGTCATGTGTCTGTTACATGCAAAACTAGaagattatatttaaaatttaacatatattttaaataaaattgacttAAATAAAGATATAATAGGTCAATGATAGATAAATAGCCCACTATCGAAGGATATACTAcgttactaaaaaaaaacctgtttaTCAATTTGTGTGGTTGTCCACTAGGTTTTGTTCTCTCCATTGATATTAATTATCATCAGTATCTGAATGGCATAGCATAGgttaaaaacttattattaatattttatggatGTACACAAGAAGATAATTAATCCATAATAATTTTTACGGTTTAACtgtctatatatttttaaattttattattcgattaacaaatttatttatacataccGCTTCCACGAGTTTTCTTGtctcttcctttcctttaaAGTCCCCGAATTCCCATCATGGCTTATTAGCTTTCTACTACtatcattctctctctcaccCTTTCGCAAAAATCGACAACTTCATGACTCAGAAATCTTGACCCCATCTCCTAACAATTCATAGACAGGTAGGGTTCAGCATTGCACCATTCTTTTCAAGAACTGGTGGGATGTCACAGATTTCAAATAGATGGTAGGAATGGACCTCTCGATGATAAGTAGGGCCCAAATTGCCGCCCAAAGGCCATTGTAGATTCACGTTCAGAGAACATCAGATGCGATGCTTAGCCGACAGTAGAGAAGAATGATTACTTCTGAAGAGAATATCATTACAAAATGATCCCCGGCAAACAGTCAGGGATGCCAGCACGGCCGGCTTACATTGTTAAGCTTGTAACAATCTATAATCAACTCGAAACTTATATTCTTAACCTGAGATCTTGTGAAGAATTTCCAAAGATAAAAAGGAATCAATGATCTTGCTCAGAAATTAGTGGAGGCCAAGAAGGTTGTGGTTAGTAATTTTACCTCGTgtgaatataatataaataatttaatattgttagGAAGTTTAAAACCGGCTTCCATGAATCttcttgtcttttcttttcctttaaaagTCTATATGGTTGTTCTCTTAATGCAATTCATTGGATTCTGCTTTCTACGGCCTTCTCTCTCACACCGTCCGCGAAGATCCACCATGGCTTCTGctattgtcctttttttttctctcccgtCCTTTTGATACTGTCGTCCTTCCGCAAAAATCCACCATGGCTCTGGGGTTGAGTAGAGGTTAATTATCTGTGCTGTCATTGAGGTTTTGGTCGACAGGCTGTCCTCTCCTGAGGTTCTAGGCTTTTTCAAAAGACAAGCTCAATCAATGGAAAAGTTGAAgttaaacattaaattattctccttttttattttttttcacaagtaTTTAACCGTTCAATTTGTAAGAACATCAGTCTTTTTTATAAGCCAACAATTACACTTTTTAAATTtgctattataataattatttatttatgtgataattTCACCAATGTTTTTTTGGCCTTGTACCAAATACCTTCTAAGAGTAATAccagatgaaattttttaaaatatttttgaacctcATAGTTtcatatatctatattttaacCGTTAACTTCATTTCTCACACGTTTCACTCTTTGACTATTGAGTTTTGATCCTTGCAATTCTCATAAAAGTACATTTTGGTtccttaagtttttatttttatttttgatcctTATAATTTCAggtatttatatttaattctaaaattttattttccttacaTTTCAATTCCTTTATGTTGCGATTATAGAGAGAAAGTCgctagaaaaaagagaggaaagagaagTATTTTGGTGAGTtgtatttcaagaacaaaaaatgttgattttggAGAGTTGTATTTTGAATGAAACAGACCCAACCAAGGCCCCGAGTTACCCGGGTcctgggttgacccgtcaagCGGGGCtgagtttgataactatgataacaaccatgtcagacccaagatgTTAGGTATATCCTTGGATCTAACGGCCATATCAGACCCAATAGCCTTGGATCTTACATGACTACCAGACCTAGGGTCTGGTGATTGGGTCTCGCAATCATGCCAGACCCCAACATCTTGGACCTGGCTGCCAtgactaaactgaaaaaaaaaaaacaaaattttgcatAGTAACAAATACATAGTGAAAATCCAACGTATTTTAGTATATaagtaataaatttaataattaacatataatGCATGATAAAATTAGCATTAATTTTACCAGTGGCTACTgcaacaataaagaaaatatttttagcattcAAATTGGTTAAAAATCGATTACATGATCAAATTAGGGGTGATTTGTTGAATGATTGTGTGGTTACTTATATcaataaagatatatttaaaagtGTTGATAATGAAAAGATCCTACAATGTTTTCACTATATGAAGTCTTGCAATGAGCGattgtgaattttatatatatatatatatgcaatatatatatatatatatatatatatatatatatatagaattttatgaaatatctttttataatatatgtaaattttttaactttatattaaaaaattataatttttggattttttagatcttaattaattaatggaaaagttgaagttaattattaaattattctctctttttttcacaactatttaactatttaatttgtaaatacatcagtcattttaaaaaaccaacatttacactttttaaatttgctcttataataataataattatttatgtgataatttcaaccatatttttaagCCTTATACCAAATACCTTCTAAGAGTAATAccaaatgaagttttttttaacaaaacatatttttgaaccTAGTAGTTTTATGTGTTTACATTTTAACCGTAAACTTCATTTCCCACTCGTTTCACTATCTGAATATTGAGTTTTGGTCCTTGAAATTCTCATAAAAGTTCATTTGGGTTcctaaaattttttcttttatcctcGTAGTTTTagctatttatttaattctaaaactttattttcctcACATTTTAATTCCTTGATGTTACGAGTATAAAGAGAAAGTCgttagataaaaagaaaagtattttGGTGAGTtgtatttcaagaacaaaaaatactGATCTTAGTGtccataaatttttctttaaacacataacaaaaaaaattaatattttttaaaagtggccctaaacaaaataaaaaagaggaggttttatctatttttttggttttttaaccaGTCACattactttatttcttttcaattgcattcttTAAAGCTATATTTTCATGGCAACCATAGCTATCAAACCCAGCCTAGGAGTTAACCCGACTAATGGGCTAAGTCCTGGTTTACacgagttgactcgggtcaaccaagaaaaattttaaaaaaatatttgagattttaatattttatatgaaaaaataagaaataatccATATGGATATAtgctatacatgttgtaaacaattaaatttaaaagattatttcaaaatgttttttattccacattgaaaagatactatcttattcttttaagttaaagtatttaaataaaaaaggttttctATCCTACATTGAATAaccattaacttttttattgtgaatatagaataaatatatagaCACATACACACACTAAAAGACTTCAAAttttacattacaaaaataaaatatttttctaatatttatatactgAACTTGAAATGAgttagaaaaaaactgaaaatatataaaaaaaatctctaaataaaagaaaaacacatttaatAAAAACAGAATCTCTATCAAGTTTTTATTGGGCCACCCGAGTTCCAGGTTTACCCAACATGTTAACCAGTTTACTCCAGGCCACTTACACGTCCAAATATTGAATGAAACAGACCACCAAGGCTTATCATTCTCTCTCACATAATCACTCTATCACCCTTTCGCAAAAATCCACCAAGGCTCCTGCTTTCCACTACTCCTTTTCTCTCACATATTCCGACCCTCACCCCTTCTGCAAAAATCCACCATGGCTCTGGAGTTGATCGGAGGATCAATTCTCTCTGCTCTCGTTGAGGTACTGGTCGACAGGTTGGCCTCTCGTGAGGTTCTGGACTCCTTCAAAAGCCACAAACTCGATGATGGTCTTCTGGAAAAGCTGAATGAAACACTGAATACTGTCAACGGACTACTCGACGATGCGGAGGAGAAGCAGATTACAAAGCGTGCTGTGAAGAACTGGCTTAATGATGTTAAACACGCTGTGTATGAAGCTGAGGACATATTGGATGAGATTAATTATGAATATCTACGATCCAAGGACATTGATACCCCTCGACCTGACAGCAATTGGGTAAGCATAAGTTCTTGCACCTATAGACCTTGCTTCctcataaaatgttttttttttttttttaactttcatgtATGCTCTCAAGTCTGTAAAcgaggaaaaaataattttagggaTGGTTGTTGTCTTTCTGTGAGTTTTAATTAAAGAGTATTCATTGTTATGCATGCAACTAATATCATTGGCTTTTGGTGTCTATGGCGTAATTATGCTTGCAAATTCTcatttattaattagttttctagacatttaatcactatctttttaaaacttgaattttacTGCGTGCATTAAGTTAGCATCAACAATTGTAAATTCTTGAAAAAGATCTGTAGAAagaaaacttattaattctctAGATGTaaaaatcttaatgtttatgttttgatattaaaaaattataatgttatCCTGAATTCTATCTCATATATTTAGTCCACCATTGCAGGCAAGGAATCTGGTTCCATTTCTAAATCCAGCTAATAGAAGGATGAAAGAGATTGGAGCAGAGTTACAAAAGATCTATGAGAAGCTTGAACGTTTACTTAAACACAAGGGTGATCTGCGCCACATAGAAGGTACTGGTGGATGGAGACCATTGTCAGAGAAAACAACTCCACTGGTTAATGAACCTGATGTATATGGAAGGGACGCTGATAAGGAAGCCATAATGGAGCACTTGCTGACACAACACAAGACAGATGGCCCAAATTTAGTTGTGGTTCCTATTGTGGGCATGGGCGGGATTGGTAAAACCACTCTTGCTCAGCTTATCTACAACGACGAAAAGGTAGATCAGTTCTTCCAACTCAAGGCCTGGGTCTGGGCTTCTCAACAATTTGACGTCACCAGGATTATTGAGGATATTATTAAGAAGATCAAAGCAAGGACTTGCCCCACCAAAGAACCAGATGAATCCAAAGAACCAAATGAATCTCTAATGGAGGCAGTGAAAGGGAAAAAACTTCTACTTGTTCTAGATGACGCGTGGAACATCGAGTACAATGAATGGGATAAATTACTGCTACCTTTGCGGTATGTGGAGCACGGAAGTAAGATTGTCGTGACAACACGGGAAGAAGATGTAGCAAAAGTCACGCAGACTGTCATCCCCTCTCACCGCTTGAATGTAATAAGCGATGAAGATTGCTGGAAGTTGTTTGCAAGGGATGCATTTAGTGGTGTAAATTCTGGAGCAGTCTCACACTTGGAAGAATTTGGCAGAGTAATAGTGAGAAAGTGCAAAGGTTTACCGCTGGCAGCGAAAACTCTTGGGGGTCTTTTGCACTCCGTAGGAGATGTCAAGCAATGGGAGAAGATATCCAATAGCAGTATGTGGGGTTCGTCGAATGAAAACATCCCTCCAGCTCTAACATTGAGCTATTATTATCTCCCTTCACACCTGAAACGTTGTTTTGCTTATTGTGCAATATTTCCCAAGGATTATGTATTCAAGAAGGATAGATTAATCACTGAATGGATGGCACATGGTTTTCTAGTCCAGCCCAGAGGCGTTGAGGAGATGGAAGATAtaggtgaaaaatactttaatgatCTTGTCTCCAGGTCACTTTTCCAGCAATCCACTGGTGATTCTTTTTTCAGCATGCATGACCTCATAAGTGATTTAGCTGAATACGTGTCAGGAGAATTTTGCTTCAAGCTTGGTATTAATGAATCGGGCTCTGGGTTGGAGAGTGAACATTCATGCTCGCTTCCAGAAAGGACTCGTTATTTATCAATCACTTCAGCGGCAGCATATGGCGGAGGACTTCGGATTTTTCGTAGCATTCATGGAGTCCAACATTTGCGCGCCTTGTTTCCACTGAAGTTTTTTGTGGAAGTTGATATTGAGGCACTGAATGACATTTTGCCAAATCTTAAGCGCTTGCGAATGCTATCTTTATGTCATCCAAAAGATATTTCTTCTCAGTTGCTCAATTCCATTGGCAACTTAAAACATTTGCGGCACTTGGACCTTTCTCAGACAGTATTTAAACGGTTGCCCGAAAGTGTGTGCACCTTGTACTATTTGCAAAGCTTATTGTTAAAGGAGTGCCGACTTCTCATGGAGTTGCCATCCAACCTTTCCAACTTGGTCGACTTACAACATCTTGATATTGAAGGGACAAATTTGAAAGAGATGCCACCAAAAATGGGGAAACTCACGAAGCTTCGAATTTTGGAATCTTACATCGTGGGAAAAGATAGCGGGTCTAGCATGAAAGAGTTGGGGAAGCTCTCACACATAAGGAAAAAACTTTCTATTCGGAATCTCAGAGATGTTGCAAATGCTCAAGATGCTTTGGATGCCAATTTGAAGGGTAAGAAGAAGATTGAGGAGTTGGGGTTGACGTGGGATGGCAGTACGGATGACACACCACACGAGAGAGATGTACTTGAGAAATTGGAGCCTTCTGAAGATGTGAAAGAGCTTGCCATTATTGGTTACGGGGGTACAACGTTTCCAGGCTGGCTTGGAAACTCTTCTTTCTCAAATATGGTAACGTTGCTTCTTTCTGGATGTACGAACTGCATCCTCTTACCACCATTGGGGCAGCTGCCATCTCTAGAAGAGCTCGAAATTGAAGGATTTGATGAAGTCGTGGCAGTTGGTTCTGAGTTCTATGGAAGTGACCCTCCAATGGAGAAGCCATTTAAATCCCTCATAACATTAAAGTTTGAGGGGATGAAGAAATGGCAGGAATGGAATACAGATGTAGCTGGTGCTTTCCCTCATCTTGAAAATCTCTTGATAGCAGGTTGTCCAGAGTTAACAAATGGCTTGCCTAATCACCTTCCTTCTTTATTG
This region includes:
- the LOC18106403 gene encoding putative disease resistance protein At3g14460 isoform X3, which translates into the protein MALELIGGSILSALIEVLVDRLASRDVLGFFKSHELDGGLLEKLNETLNTVNGLLDDAEEKQITKRAVKNWLNDVKHAVYEAEDILEEIDYEYLRSKDIDAPRPDSNWVRNLVPFLNPANGRMKEMEAELQKILEKLERLLKQKGDLRHIEGTGGWRPLSEKTTPLVNEPDVYGRDADKEAIMEHLLTQHKTDGPNLVVVPIVGMGGIGKTTLAQLIYNDEKVDQFFQLKAWVWASQQFDVTRIIEDIIKKIKARTCPTKEPDESKEPNESLMEAVKGKKLLLVLDDAWNIEYNEWDKLLLPLRYVEHGSKIVVTTREEDVAKVTQTVIPSHRLNVISDEDCWKLFARDAFSGVNSGAVSHLEEFGRVIVRKCKGLPLAAKTLGGLLHSVGDVKQWEKISNSSMWGSSNENIPPALTLSYYYLPSHLKRCFAYCAIFPKDYVFKKDRLITEWMAHGFLVQPRGVEEMEDIGEKYFNDLVSRSLFQQSTGDSFFSMHDLISDLAEYVSGEFCFKLGINESGSGLESEHSCSLPERTRYLSITSAAAYGGGLRIFRSIHGVQHLRALFPLKFFVEVDIEALNDILPNLKRLRMLSLCHPKDISSQLLNSIGNLKHLRHLDLSQTVFKRLPESVCTLYYLQSLLLKECRLLMELPSNLSNLVDLQHLDIEGTNLKEMPPKMGKLTKLRILESYIVGKDSGSSMKELGKLSHIRKKLSIRNLRDVANAQDALDANLKGKKKIEELGLTWDGSTDDTPHERDVLEKLEPSEDVKELAIIGYGGTTFPGWLGNSSFSNMVTLLLSGCTNCILLPPLGQLPSLEELEIEGFDEVVAVGSEFYGSDPPMEKPFKSLITLKFEGMKKWQEWNTDVAGAFPHLENLLIAGCPELTNGLPNHLPSLLILEIRACPQLVVSIPEAPLLREINVSEGDESRITGRTSSYYCYYLPDQPPKCLHFRRDPQLTGMEQMSHLDPRLFTDIKIEECSSFKCCQLDLLPQVTTLTIEHCLNLESLCIGERPVPALCRLTISHCPNLVSFPKGGLAAPDLTSLVLEGCLYLKSLPENMRSLLPSLQDLQLISLPEVDSFPEGGLPSNLNTLWIVDCIKLKVCGLQALPSLSYFRFTGNEVESFDEETLPSTLTTLEINRLENLKSLDYKELHHLTSLQKLSIEGCPKLESISEQALPSSLEFLYLRNLESLDYMGLHHLTSLYTLKIKSCPKLKFISEQMLRSSHEYQGLHHLISLRNLRIESFPKLESISELALPSSLEYLHLCKLESLDYIGLQHLTSLHRLKIESCPKLESLLGLPSSLEFLQLLDQQERDCKKRWCFTSHGKMKIRRSLKLESFQEGTFPCSLVDLEIWVLEDMEYSSPKLESVPGEGLPFSLVSFKISARINLKSLTGLLHPPSLRELIVRSLCTCPEKRCPNLLLDIR